The window tccgtggaaggtctgcttcagaagaagggggaagaagtgtctgtgtgatacagttttatgctgtatcttcctcttggtgaggtgtgtgcgtttgagacgtatgtggttctgtgtgtctttgcgtgaccttggctctcaggccctagtgtatctcctcgtgttcttcctgatgggggagcgcctcaaagagtctcctgattgtggccctcccgttctgaggatgaaacagtgcattgtctgagtgtttaccatttgcctggcggagaaatggggccttagctctggcctcgacctgactatgttatcatgtgtgtgttatgtgtttaaaagttgaatgtgactgccatgtgttgtgctcatcaggcgtttaagagttgactattgtaaggtgactgccatgtgatgtgctgatcaggctggggtaggagttagctatatttataatgtacatgtgatgtactcagcaggttatttttcccaacagttcttatgttatttaatttaaactttttagCGTGTAGTTGATCAATGTATTAATCCTGCAGTGTATTTTACACCAATACCACACCAGGAATGGGGATCATTAGCGTCATCATGCGTTGTGTTCGTCAAAACTCAAAAGGCTCTAGAATATTTAGTTGCCGGTAGATCTGTTCGGGATTTAGTTGTTGAGCGAACCTTGTATTGCAACGGAGATTTGTTAGTGAACGTGTTATCCCTGTGTAACAgtgtaaataattactttcttttatttgttAAATTCTGTTAAACTTGGgactccaaccaatattttatattttattctgaaGGTCCACGGCGGaagtttgtgtttgaaagtTCAGAAGCAACCAAGCTTACGTTGTGGTAAGTCGCCGTTCTGTCCGCTTGTAAATAAAGTTCACTTATAAATGCAAACCATGTAAAGAACGATGTTTAAAATATAGCATAACATGTAAAATCTAATGTTACATGTTGTAAGGcgttttgttggtttgtgtgtgatgtttgaggAGTTCTTGAGCACGAGGTTTATGTGACATGTGCGCGCTAATGCGGGCCTCCTCTTTTATAGTTGTGTGTTGTCCCATGTTGCAGGTATGTTCACTTAATGTTTAGTTTGTAaataccactatacgatcacttaatgttttttgttgtaaataccactatacgatcatttgaagtttgtgtttgaaagtTCAGAAGCAACCAAGCTTACGTTGTGTTCGAACGGACTAtggctgaatatatatatatatatatatatatatatatatatatatatatgtgtgaacactggttgtgtgttgtcccaTGTTGCAGCTAATAAACCAGTCCAGTGCTCAACCCAACCTGTCTCCGTGGGTTCAATTAAGAAGCAGAAGAGCTGCAGTGTACCCAAGGTCACATCTGCTCTATAAGGTGTCCGGCCGCCATCCCCTATTCACGTGGTTTTGTGTATTGGAGAACCTGCTCAGCAAGCTGCAGTCTGCAACTTCTGCGGGAGGCATGTAAGTATACAAAAAATATTCTCTATAAGCTTCATTGGTTGACTGGCTAACTACTAGTTAAAACGAGCAGTGTTGGTATGGAAACGGTGGTGCTATTGTGTTTTCTCTGCAACAAGTTCTAGCTTGTTGCAGAAAGGTGTTTCGCCCAGAGTTGGTGTCGAGCCGCCTCAAAGGTTAGCCTTGTTTCGCTTGAAGAGTTGTAACCACGTCTTGTAAACAAGCTTAAAGAGTAGGACATGGATCTGCATATCATTTTGTGGTGGCGTACAAAAATATGATAATTGTTCCCTAATAGTCAGCATGTTCAAATAATTTATCTGGAGGGATATCGATTGCATATGCCTCTCTCGTTTAAACTCACCTTCAAACTTTTGGAGTGGGCTGAGGGGGCATGTTTCAAGACCTCTGCCATCAgaagctccacctccttctcttccagcCCCGGCTTCCATTTCATGATCGCCTCTGTAATTAGATTGAATTTGTGATCAAAAGTTAGGCATGTCACCAACACTCAGGGGGCACATTCTCAAAAAGGTTTTTTCCTGAAATCTATTCATCTCTGGAGGATATTTTTGTGTGATAGTAAGTTGGAACTTGTTGCTTTGTgatttcattcattaaaaatgaatgggattgTATGGATTCAGATTAAGTACACAGCTAATACATTTTGGTCTGTATAATAGAAAGAAAACTGATCAACTGTGAGGACAATAaagatataattttttttaaataattttttcTGCAATGATGCAAACCAAAATACGACAGTATAATTCATACACGTGTATATTAGTTATGCACTTCTTGCATCTGAATCCAGACAATTATGCAATATAGCATGAGTGAGAGTGGGGTTGGTAATGGATAGAACAACACCGGTGTTGTTCTGCCGTAGCCACGAGGACTTATACAACAACTCCACTGTCAGCTAATtcactttaaattgtattaaaatgtcagagGGGGGATGTCCGAGTGTTAGTGAAGACCCCCTGTGGCTCATGGACTGTATAACATAGTTGTGATGCAACAGGAGATATGTCTGAACAGTCTTTACACTTAGCCTCTATCTGTACCAGCTGCATGCCTCTGTCAATTGTAACTGCATGATGTGTACAGATGTATGATGTCAAAATGACTTGCACTATTTTAATTCCCCATCAGGTACTGTTGCATTTCAGCAAAAGCACAAGGGTGAAAGTCTTTGGTCCCCTTCAACTCCTGAGCAACAACAGCAGgtaatacataaaaaatataccAATGATAAAGGGCTTTCTGTTGAAGAAAGTACACtcaatatatgaataaatagaTGTGATGCACTGAAAGCATTCCATTAACAACACATCCTACAATACAAAGACAAAAAAGCAGCCAGCTTGTCACGGTACCAAGGTCAGTGATAATGAggatagggatgggcattcgattaaatTGACCACACTGACCACTTTTGTAACTGCCATATATACAATACACTcggattgcatgataggaatatatatattccgattagaaatcgaatcggatcagaagtgtccatgtaaacgcggctaatcTAAATAtaattctctgatcggaatagaattccatgtggaatagaataggtggtgtagtcGGCTATAATCGACAtctatacacttattccgattagtttggggtgggtgcggctactttttaacttggagagatggcatcagcagttgcagtagttcgcaattggtccgtctgtatttctctgctgaacaacaatacgaatggtaattgtaaaaagacacaccgtgtgaagatatttTTTAGCATTAGTTTTATCGATGAAAAATGTACGTCATCGACGAAATTCTtaatgatcaattagtcgatcgtcgattaatcatgcccatccctaaatGAGGAGTCTTTGGAAGAAACGGATCACATCAGCTAAAAGGTGTAGAAAAATAGCTGAAACAGCTAAATAGATTTGTTTGCACATATTTAGACTTACGTTTGATGGTACTGCCCACTGCTGTGCCAAGCAGTGGCATCTTCCCCTTCTTTCCCCTAAGGCTGTAGCTGCTCCAAACAAAGTTTGAGGCCACAGAGCGCAACACCCTCCTCACACACTCCCCAGGATTGGACCCCCCAACTAGGCTCAGATGGGAAATCTAAGGAAATCAAACAACCATGGTTAAGGCaagtatttgcattgtatttttcatgtggtgttggtggtgttttctTTTGAGGGGGGCGAACCAAATTAAGGTATTTGAAGATGGACTGCTCATCTCTAACTACTTAGCTAACAACAGGGAACTAAAGATGAAAAAAGCTCAATGGCAGGGCCATGTGGCACACTTGGTGGCATGTGTACAATATAGCCTAAAGTCACTTCACCATTATTCGTACATTTAccattttttttgtgaaatcTCTATTTTTAAGGTGCTCCTCGAGTTCCTGTAGTTCGGCCTGAGTTTGCGCCTGCAGTAACTCGACACTAGCTTCCCCAGGGTCCCCATGTCGATTTGCCCGTAGCAATAATAGAGCCTCTCTCTGATTCTGCTCAACAGTCTCAAGCCTTCGGAGCAGAACCTCCAATGtcgctgtaaaaaaaatatgttgagaTCAGAGGAGTGTATTTAGTAGTATTTGGTGTCATTTGCATACAGTGCAATACAGTTCAATACATGTATTACCGTTGATATTCTTTGCCCAgattggtatggtttctctctctcttcggtcACCTAAGTAATGTGTATAAAGCATAATGTGTAGGGTTAGTATAGACAGATGACTGTCATAACCTGTTGATAAGAGTTACTAGTTTGGTTTtaaccaccctctccacccgccACTTTACCGTCCCCAGTAGAGATAGGCAATGGCGTTTCAAATGAAGACGCAATCGAATCATCTGCAGGaagtacaaaataataattcaatgttttttttttggtttcaaacTCTTTGTTGTCTTGGCTCATAGAATTACTGTTATGTCATCATCATTCGTCATCATTACCATACATAACTTTACCATCATTTTCTGTAAAAACGTCTCTTGCCGGTGAAGGAGGGGAGTAATCTACAGAAAGAACAAGATAAGAATTTAggttatgtgtttttgtttcgaAACATAGTGTCTTCTTGACTTCTATgcaattatttgtatttgtttttaaccATCATTCCCTTGCAAAACTCTACCGTCATCAGTCACAGGGGGTGAAGATATTTGTAGTGCGCTACGCCGTGGAATGGGGGATTCtatctggggtggaggaggaagggaagtcCTGAAATAGGGACCTTGTCCTGCCTTTTTCCCATTTcgtttctttgttttcttttcaccTGAACAGAATTATATTAGCCGAAagtaaataacagtgttacatgTTTACACATTGTTTAGAATTGCTGCTTGCACTTTTAACACTAAGTTAATACAGTACACAAGGATGTGCAGATATACCGGTGTGAATAAATTTTTGGGGTTTGACTATGATGCGCCTCCCTGTGTCCTCATTTCCTGTCTCCACACAGGACTTTGTCTCCGCCCTCTTGTTCCTCCTGACGGCCTGATCCCAATCATCTAAACAGTCAGGTGGGCCAAAACAATTAGAAATTACACTCTTTTAAATGTGTTGCATGTCACCACTTGTTATTTGTCGCCCATTAACACACCTGTTGaggaaaatatttttattggccTTTTTAGCCAGGTTTTAGGATCGGGCAAATCTTTGTCCTTTGCCCTCTGTGTGGGCTTGTGGAGTGGCCAGTAGCTGCATGTCTTCTGAAATGgaaaacaaaatagttttgcagaACTTGCATAGAATTTTTGAAATGATTGACATAAAGGTTTTTCGCATGTACTTACATCTCCCTCTTTTATAATCCAATTACTGGCCACTATGCCAACAGTCCTTTCCCCCAAAAATTCGACGATGCTATACATTCTGTAATCAAGAACAGAGAGGTTAATTTAATACAGTAAAGAATAATTGTGTCTGTACAAGAAATTGCAATGATAATACACTGAGCAAAATACAACATACTGCAATGTCATGAAGAATGGCCATGAAGAGGATTTTTTCCCCCACAGGAATCTTGATTGCCTTTCTTTTCAGGTTGTCATTTTGGATCCATCTCAAAACGGTGTCATTGTTCTTGTACTTCAGTACTCCGATTAATGTGGAGTCACAAGGGACACTGAAAAGTGGTTCTGGGTGGTGGTATACACGGCAAAGCTGGCTTCCGTCCCTCTCCTCTATGACCTCGCAGCATTCGCGgcgattcaaaataaaagaagaatTGGACCTCTGCCTACCATGCTCCATTGACTGTCCAGCGCATTCCTCAAGCCTTTTCACCACTTGTGACAGGGGGCATCTTCCACTCCTTACCATCCTCTTTATTTTCTTGAGACAATTTTCAAATTTAA is drawn from Gadus chalcogrammus isolate NIFS_2021 unplaced genomic scaffold, NIFS_Gcha_1.0 GACHA128, whole genome shotgun sequence and contains these coding sequences:
- the LOC130378970 gene encoding uncharacterized protein LOC130378970 isoform X3, which codes for MSLKWWIPASSVRSLEKEKRSFPPVPVDLILVRMYSIVEFLGERTVGIVASNWIIKEGDKTCSYWPLHKPTQRAKDKDLPDPKTWLKRPIKIFSSTDDWDQAVRRNKRAETKSCVETGNEDTGRRIIVKPQKFIHTGEKKTKKRNGKKAGQGPYFRTSLPPPPQIESPIPRRSALQISSPPVTDDDYSPPSPARDVFTENDDDSIASSFETPLPISTGDGDRRERETIPIWAKNINATLEVLLRRLETVEQNQREALLLLRANRHGDPGEASVELLQAQTQAELQELEEHLKNRDFTKKMISHLSLVGGSNPGECVRRVLRSVASNFVWSSYSLRGKKGKMPLLGTAVGSTIKQAIMKWKPGLEEKEVELLMAEVLKHAPSAHSKSLKVSLNERGICNRYPSR
- the LOC130378970 gene encoding uncharacterized protein LOC130378970 isoform X1; translation: MSLKWWIPASSVRSLEKEKRSFPPVPVDLILVRMYSIVEFLGERTVGIVASNWIIKEGDVSTCEKPLCQSFQKFYASSAKLFCFPFQKTCSYWPLHKPTQRAKDKDLPDPKTWLKRPIKIFSSTDDWDQAVRRNKRAETKSCVETGNEDTGRRIIVKPQKFIHTGEKKTKKRNGKKAGQGPYFRTSLPPPPQIESPIPRRSALQISSPPVTDDDYSPPSPARDVFTENDDDSIASSFETPLPISTGDGDRRERETIPIWAKNINATLEVLLRRLETVEQNQREALLLLRANRHGDPGEASVELLQAQTQAELQELEEHLKNRDFTKKMISHLSLVGGSNPGECVRRVLRSVASNFVWSSYSLRGKKGKMPLLGTAVGSTIKQAIMKWKPGLEEKEVELLMAEVLKHAPSAHSKSLKVSLNERGICNRYPSR
- the LOC130378970 gene encoding uncharacterized protein LOC130378970 isoform X2; the encoded protein is MSLKWWIPASSVRSLEKEKRSFPPVPVDLILVRMYSIVEFLGERTVGIVASNWIIKEGDVSTCEKPLCQSFQKFYASSAKLFCFPFQKTCSYWPLHKPTQRAKDKDLPDPKTWLKRPIKIFSSTDDWDQAVRRNKRAETKSCVETGNEDTGRRIIVKPQKFIHTGEKKTKKRNGKKAGQGPYFRTSLPPPPQIESPIPRRSALQISSPPVTDDDYSPPSPARDVFTENDDDSIASSFETPLPISTGDGDRRERETIPIWAKNINATLEVLLRRLETVEQNQREALLLLRANRHGDPGEASVELLQAQTQAELQELEEHLKNRDFTKKMISHLSLVGGSNPGECVRRVLRSVASNFVWSSYSLRGKKGKMPLLGTAVGSTIKQAIMKWKPGLEEKEVELLMAEVLKHAPSAHSKSLKGRMERQAEEHPQN